One genomic segment of Lysobacter sp. 5GHs7-4 includes these proteins:
- a CDS encoding YdcH family protein → MFEERPQPEIDALIKSSPEFKQLYQRHKELDKKVMDAELGVLPIDDVTLAQMKREKLAAKDRLTHLYDMQPH, encoded by the coding sequence ATGTTCGAAGAACGTCCGCAGCCCGAAATCGACGCCCTGATCAAGAGCAGCCCCGAGTTCAAGCAGCTCTACCAGCGGCATAAGGAGCTGGACAAGAAAGTGATGGACGCGGAGCTCGGCGTGCTGCCGATCGACGACGTCACCCTGGCGCAGATGAAGCGCGAGAAGCTGGCTGCGAAAGACCGATTGACGCACCTGTACGACATGCAACCGCACTGA